A genome region from Manis javanica isolate MJ-LG chromosome 3, MJ_LKY, whole genome shotgun sequence includes the following:
- the NKTR gene encoding NK-tumor recognition protein isoform X7, producing the protein MANRGKHTNGSQFFMVHVVFGLVISGFEVIEQIENLKTDAASRPYADVRVIDCGVLATKSTKDVFEKKRKKPAHSEDSDSSSNSSSSSGSSSESVIDHERNRRRKHKRKLKVKHSKKRRKEASSSEEPRNKHIMNPKVYSERSDTNEKRSVDANSKREKPVVRPEEIPPVPENRFLLRRDMPLVTVEPEQKIPDVTPIISDQKPSVSKSGRKIKGRGTIRYHTPPRSRSCSESDNDDSSETPPHWKEEMQRLRAYRPPSGEKWSKGDKLSDPCSSRWDERSLSQRSRSWSYNGYYSDFSTVRHSDGHHKKRRKEKKVKHKKKAKKQKHCRRHKQTKKRRIIVPSDIETSKSSTRRMKSSCDRQQRSPSSSLSSHHSSKRDWSKSDKDEQSSSTRCSRDSYRSKSHSQSYSRGTSRSKTLSKSSSHSRSRSKSRSSSKSGQQRTASKSPQRTASQSSDNKTVKTEPLRATVPQNENVVVQPVVAENIPVIPLSDSPPPSRWKPGQKPWKPSYERIQEMKAKTTHLLPIQSTYSLTNSKETGSSSSYHKREKNSGSDRSTYSKYSSKSSESSRRSRSRSSRSRSYSRSYTRSRSLASSHSRSRSPSSGSHSRSKYSCHSRCSRSSSCSSVSTDDGRQAKRKFRSNGKKNNTSNKRHSSSSEKALRNKYVKGRDKSSSQRKYSESRSSLDYSSDSQQSSVHVPQSAQEKEKQVQMEMNNKQEKNRGEEKSKSEQECPHSKKRSLKENLSDHIKNGSKPKRKNYAGSKWDSESNSERDITKISKNNSWPSSDKEEGEATSDSESELGEIRVKVKPTAKSSANISLSDGNGAWKSSTQRSSASDSEGSYSNSENTRGKPQKHKHGLKENLKRERTKKVKEKWKGKKDKKHKAPKRKQAFHWQPPLEFGEEEEEEIYEKQVMQEATEKKKVSENSETMQENTPQTEKSCENCNLSGKHNTVTISSDIDQPTKTKDDIKLSISPTALNSEENTAISPQNIQHIEEGIPSGVEDVLQTDDNMEICTPDRTSPAKVEGASPLGNTMLATPDTSIILKQDRQPEHLEEAEVVKRESSSVSESKPGGAGGKQDSSSAALASAAESTVKREGAEKSQMGLGDNKWKPLQGMGNPAAPAATTASAVEAKALATVPEMKPQGLRIEIKIKNKVRPGSLFDEVRKTARLNRRPRNQESSSDEQTPSRDGDTQSRSPSRSRSKSETKSRRRTRSVSYSHSRSRSRSSTSSYRSRSYSRSRSRGWYSRGRTRSRSSSYRSYKSHRTSSRSRSRSSSYEPHSRSSRSYTYDSYYSRSRSRSRSQRSDSYHRSRGRGRRSRSCRSYGSDSESDRSYSHHRSPSESSRYS; encoded by the exons GGTGCATGTTGTCTTTGGACTAGTTATTTCCGGTTTTGAAGTAATTGAACAAATTGAAAATCTAAAAACGGATGCTGCAAGCAGACCATATGCGGATGTGCGAGTGATTGACTGTGGGGTGCTTGCCACAAAATCTACAAAAGATG tttttgagaaaaaaaggaagaaaccagCTCATTCAGAAGACTCGGATTCCTCTTCcaattcctcttcctcttcaggaTCGTCTTCAGAAAGTGTAATTGATCATGAGAGAAACAGAAGGAGGAAACATAAGAGGAAGCTAAAAGTTAAACATTCTAAAAAGAGACGAAAGGAAGCAAGCAGTTCAGAAGAGCCAAGGAATAAACATATAATGAACCCAAAAGT TTACTCTGAGAGGAGTGATACCAATGAAAAAAGGTCAGTGGATGCAAATAGTAAAAGGGAAAAGCCTGTGGTCCGCCCAGAAGAGATTCCTCCAGTGCCTGAGAACCGATTTTTACTGAGAAGAGATATGCCTCTCGTCACAGTAGAACCTGAACA gaagattcCTGATGTTACACCTATTATAAGTGATCAGAAACCATCTGTATCAAAGTCTGGACGGAAGATTAAAGGGAGGGGCACAATC CGCTATCACACGCCTCCAAGATCTAGATCCTGTTCTGAATCAGATAATGATGACAGCAGTGAAACTCCTCCTCACTGGAAGGAGGAGATGCAGAGATTGAGAGCATATAGACCACCCAGTGGAGAGAAATGGAGTAAAGGAGATAA ATTAAGTGACCCCTGTTCAAGCCGATGGGATGAAAGAAGCTTATCCCAGAGATCCAGATCATGGTCATATAATGGATATTATTCAGACTTTAGTACAGTGAGACACTCTGATGGTCACCATAAAAaacgcagaaaagagaaaaaggttaaGCATAAAAAGAAAGCTAAAAAGCAGAAACATTGCAGAAGGCACAAACAGACTAAGAAGCGAAGGATTATTGTACCATCTGACATAGAAACCTCAAAGTCTTCCACCCGACGAATGAAATCCTCTTGTGATAGACAACAGAgatctccttcttcctccctctcatCTCATCACTCATCAAAGAGGGACTGGTCTAAATCTGATAAGGATGAACAGAGCTCTTCAACCCGTTGCAGCAGAGACTCCTACAGATCAAAGTCTCACTCTCAGTCTTATTCTAGAGGAACCTCAAGATCAAAGACTCTGTCAAAATCCTCATCACATTCTCGAAGTAGATCAAAGTCCAGGTCTAGTTCCAAGTCAGggcagcaaaggacagcatcaaaaTCACCACAGAGAACAGCCTCTCAGTCAAGTGACAATAAAACAGTCAAAACAGAACCTCTAAGAGCAACAGTGCCACAAAATGAAAACGTTGTAGTACAACCAGTAGTGGCAGAAAATATTCCTGTCATACCACTGAGTGACAGCCCCCCTCCTTCACGATGGAAGCCTGGGCAGAAGCCCTGGAAGCCCTCTTACGAGCGAATTCAGGAGATGAAAGCTAAAACAACCCATTTGCTACCCATCCAAAGCACTTACAGTTTAACAAACAGTAAAGAGACTGGTAGTTCCTCATCCtaccataaaagagaaaaaaattcaggaaGTGATCGGAGTACTTATTCAAAATACAGTAGTAAAAGTTCAGAAAGCTCACGACGGTCAAGGAGCAGATCTTCTAGGAGTAGATCTTATTCCAGATCATACACAAGGTCACGAAGCCTAGCAAGTTCACATTCAAGGTCTAGGTCTCCCTCATCTGGATCTCATTCACGAAGTAAATACAGCTGTCATTCACGGTGTAGTAGGTCATCTTCGTGCTCTTCTGTTAGCACTGATGATGGAAGACAGGCCAAGAGAAAATTTAGatccaatgggaaaaaaaataacacttcAAATAAAAGGCATAGCAGCAGCTCTGAAAAGGCACTTCGCAATAAATATGTCAAAGGCAGAGACAAGTCTTCGAGTCAGAGAAAGTATAGCGAAAGCAGGTCATCTTTAGATTATTCTTCAGACAGTCAACAGTCAAGTGTCCATGTTCCACAGTCAGCCcaggaaaaagagaagcaagtccaaatggaaatgaataataaacaagagaaaaacagaggtgAAGAGAAATCCAAGTCTGAACAGGAATGCCCCCATTCAAAAAAAAGGTCTTTGAAAGAGAATCTTTCTGATCACATTAAAAATGGCAGTAAGCCCAAAAGGAAGAATTATGCTGGCAGTAAGTGGGACTCTGAATCAAATTCTGAACGAGATATTActaaaatcagtaaaaataattCCTGGCCATCTTCTGATAAGGAGGAAGGTGAGGCCACATCAGATTCTGAATCAGAGTTGGGTGAAATTCGTGTCAAAGTCAAACCCACAGCAAAGtcttcagcaaatatttcacTGTCTGATGGTAATGGTGCTTGGAAATCAAGCACACAGCGGTCATCAGCCTCTGATTCGGAGGGGTCCTATTCCAATTCAGAAAACACtagaggaaagccacagaagCACAAGCATGGGttaaaggaaaatcttaaaaGGGAACGcaccaaaaaagtaaaagagaaatggaaagggaaaaaagacaaaaagcacaaaGCTCCAAAACGAAAACAAGCATTTCACTGGCAGCCTCCACTAGAATTTggtgaagaagaggaggaagagatttATGAAAAGCAAGTAATGCAGGaggcaacagagaaaaaaaaagtttctgaaaATAGTGAGACCATGCAAGAAAATACACCCCAAACTGAGAAGTCCTGTGAGAACTGCAACCTTTCAGGTAAACATAATACAGTAACAATTTCATCAGACATTGATCAGCCTACTAAAACTAAAGATGATATTAAACTCAGCATTTCTCCCACAGCTttaaattctgaggaaaacaCAGCCATTTCTCCCCAGAACATTCAGCATATTGAAGAAGGTATCCCCAGTGGAGTGGAGGATGTGCTTCAAACAGATGACAACATGGAGATTTGCACTCCTGACAGGACTTCCCCAGCAAAGGTAGAGGGGGCTTCCCCTCTAGGGAATACAATGCTTGCCACCCCAGATACAAGCATCATTCTAAAGCAGGACAGGCAGCCGGAGCAtctggaggaggcagaggtggTAAAGCGGGAAAGCAGCAGCGTGTCGGAAAGCAAGCCGGGGGGAGCCGGGGGGAAGCAGGACAGCAGCTCTGCTGCTCTGGCCAGTGCTGCCGAAAGCACTGTGAAGAGGGAGGGAGCTGAGAAGAGCCAGATGGGCCTTGGGGATAACAAGTGGAAGCCCCTGCAGGGGATGGGGAACCCTGCAGCGCCAGCTGCTACCACAGCCAGTGCTGTGGAAGCTAAGGCTTTGGCAACTGTTCCTGAAATGAAACCACAAGGATTgagaatagaaattaaaattaaaaataaagttcggCCTGGGTCTCTCTTTGATGAAGTAAGAAAGACAGCACGCTTAAACCGGAGGCCAAGAAATCAAGAGAGTTCAAGTGATGAGCAAACACCTAGTCGGGATGGTGATACCCAGTCCAGGAGTCCAAGTAGATCTCGAAGTAAATCTGAAACCAAATCAAGACGCAGAACAAGGTCTGTCTCCTACAGTCACTCAAGAAGTCGATCTCGAAGTTCCACATCATCCTATCG GTCAAGAAGCTACTCTAGAAGTCGGAGCAGAGGATGGTACAGCAGAGGCCGCACAAGAAGCCGGAGCAGTTCCTACCGTAGTTACAAAAGCCACAG GACGTCCAGCAGGAGCAGGTCCAGGAGCAGCTCCTATGAGCCCCACAGTCGGTCCAG CAGGTCCTACACGTACGACAGCTACTACAGCCGGAGCCGGAGCCGGAGCCGGAGCCAAAGGAGTGACAGTTACCACCGGAGCAGGGGCCGCGGCAGGCGGTCCAG GAGTTGTAGATCTTACGGTTCTGACAGTGAAAGTGATCGAAGTTACTCTCATCACCGGAGCCCCAGTGAAAGCAGCCGATACAGTTGA
- the NKTR gene encoding NK-tumor recognition protein isoform X1 — MGAQDRPQCHFDIEINREPVGRIMFQLFSDICPKTCKNFLCLCSGEKGLGKTTGKKLCYKGSTFHRVVKNFMIQGGDFSEGNGKGGESIYGGYFKDENFILKHDRAFLLSMANRGKHTNGSQFFITTKPAPHLDGVHVVFGLVISGFEVIEQIENLKTDAASRPYADVRVIDCGVLATKSTKDVFEKKRKKPAHSEDSDSSSNSSSSSGSSSESVIDHERNRRRKHKRKLKVKHSKKRRKEASSSEEPRNKHIMNPKVYSERSDTNEKRSVDANSKREKPVVRPEEIPPVPENRFLLRRDMPLVTVEPEQKIPDVTPIISDQKPSVSKSGRKIKGRGTIRYHTPPRSRSCSESDNDDSSETPPHWKEEMQRLRAYRPPSGEKWSKGDKLSDPCSSRWDERSLSQRSRSWSYNGYYSDFSTVRHSDGHHKKRRKEKKVKHKKKAKKQKHCRRHKQTKKRRIIVPSDIETSKSSTRRMKSSCDRQQRSPSSSLSSHHSSKRDWSKSDKDEQSSSTRCSRDSYRSKSHSQSYSRGTSRSKTLSKSSSHSRSRSKSRSSSKSGQQRTASKSPQRTASQSSDNKTVKTEPLRATVPQNENVVVQPVVAENIPVIPLSDSPPPSRWKPGQKPWKPSYERIQEMKAKTTHLLPIQSTYSLTNSKETGSSSSYHKREKNSGSDRSTYSKYSSKSSESSRRSRSRSSRSRSYSRSYTRSRSLASSHSRSRSPSSGSHSRSKYSCHSRCSRSSSCSSVSTDDGRQAKRKFRSNGKKNNTSNKRHSSSSEKALRNKYVKGRDKSSSQRKYSESRSSLDYSSDSQQSSVHVPQSAQEKEKQVQMEMNNKQEKNRGEEKSKSEQECPHSKKRSLKENLSDHIKNGSKPKRKNYAGSKWDSESNSERDITKISKNNSWPSSDKEEGEATSDSESELGEIRVKVKPTAKSSANISLSDGNGAWKSSTQRSSASDSEGSYSNSENTRGKPQKHKHGLKENLKRERTKKVKEKWKGKKDKKHKAPKRKQAFHWQPPLEFGEEEEEEIYEKQVMQEATEKKKVSENSETMQENTPQTEKSCENCNLSGKHNTVTISSDIDQPTKTKDDIKLSISPTALNSEENTAISPQNIQHIEEGIPSGVEDVLQTDDNMEICTPDRTSPAKVEGASPLGNTMLATPDTSIILKQDRQPEHLEEAEVVKRESSSVSESKPGGAGGKQDSSSAALASAAESTVKREGAEKSQMGLGDNKWKPLQGMGNPAAPAATTASAVEAKALATVPEMKPQGLRIEIKIKNKVRPGSLFDEVRKTARLNRRPRNQESSSDEQTPSRDGDTQSRSPSRSRSKSETKSRRRTRSVSYSHSRSRSRSSTSSYRSRSYSRSRSRGWYSRGRTRSRSSSYRSYKSHRTSSRSRSRSSSYEPHSRSSRSYTYDSYYSRSRSRSRSQRSDSYHRSRGRGRRSRSCRSYGSDSESDRSYSHHRSPSESSRYS; from the exons TACCACAAAACCTGCTCCGCACCTGGATGG GGTGCATGTTGTCTTTGGACTAGTTATTTCCGGTTTTGAAGTAATTGAACAAATTGAAAATCTAAAAACGGATGCTGCAAGCAGACCATATGCGGATGTGCGAGTGATTGACTGTGGGGTGCTTGCCACAAAATCTACAAAAGATG tttttgagaaaaaaaggaagaaaccagCTCATTCAGAAGACTCGGATTCCTCTTCcaattcctcttcctcttcaggaTCGTCTTCAGAAAGTGTAATTGATCATGAGAGAAACAGAAGGAGGAAACATAAGAGGAAGCTAAAAGTTAAACATTCTAAAAAGAGACGAAAGGAAGCAAGCAGTTCAGAAGAGCCAAGGAATAAACATATAATGAACCCAAAAGT TTACTCTGAGAGGAGTGATACCAATGAAAAAAGGTCAGTGGATGCAAATAGTAAAAGGGAAAAGCCTGTGGTCCGCCCAGAAGAGATTCCTCCAGTGCCTGAGAACCGATTTTTACTGAGAAGAGATATGCCTCTCGTCACAGTAGAACCTGAACA gaagattcCTGATGTTACACCTATTATAAGTGATCAGAAACCATCTGTATCAAAGTCTGGACGGAAGATTAAAGGGAGGGGCACAATC CGCTATCACACGCCTCCAAGATCTAGATCCTGTTCTGAATCAGATAATGATGACAGCAGTGAAACTCCTCCTCACTGGAAGGAGGAGATGCAGAGATTGAGAGCATATAGACCACCCAGTGGAGAGAAATGGAGTAAAGGAGATAA ATTAAGTGACCCCTGTTCAAGCCGATGGGATGAAAGAAGCTTATCCCAGAGATCCAGATCATGGTCATATAATGGATATTATTCAGACTTTAGTACAGTGAGACACTCTGATGGTCACCATAAAAaacgcagaaaagagaaaaaggttaaGCATAAAAAGAAAGCTAAAAAGCAGAAACATTGCAGAAGGCACAAACAGACTAAGAAGCGAAGGATTATTGTACCATCTGACATAGAAACCTCAAAGTCTTCCACCCGACGAATGAAATCCTCTTGTGATAGACAACAGAgatctccttcttcctccctctcatCTCATCACTCATCAAAGAGGGACTGGTCTAAATCTGATAAGGATGAACAGAGCTCTTCAACCCGTTGCAGCAGAGACTCCTACAGATCAAAGTCTCACTCTCAGTCTTATTCTAGAGGAACCTCAAGATCAAAGACTCTGTCAAAATCCTCATCACATTCTCGAAGTAGATCAAAGTCCAGGTCTAGTTCCAAGTCAGggcagcaaaggacagcatcaaaaTCACCACAGAGAACAGCCTCTCAGTCAAGTGACAATAAAACAGTCAAAACAGAACCTCTAAGAGCAACAGTGCCACAAAATGAAAACGTTGTAGTACAACCAGTAGTGGCAGAAAATATTCCTGTCATACCACTGAGTGACAGCCCCCCTCCTTCACGATGGAAGCCTGGGCAGAAGCCCTGGAAGCCCTCTTACGAGCGAATTCAGGAGATGAAAGCTAAAACAACCCATTTGCTACCCATCCAAAGCACTTACAGTTTAACAAACAGTAAAGAGACTGGTAGTTCCTCATCCtaccataaaagagaaaaaaattcaggaaGTGATCGGAGTACTTATTCAAAATACAGTAGTAAAAGTTCAGAAAGCTCACGACGGTCAAGGAGCAGATCTTCTAGGAGTAGATCTTATTCCAGATCATACACAAGGTCACGAAGCCTAGCAAGTTCACATTCAAGGTCTAGGTCTCCCTCATCTGGATCTCATTCACGAAGTAAATACAGCTGTCATTCACGGTGTAGTAGGTCATCTTCGTGCTCTTCTGTTAGCACTGATGATGGAAGACAGGCCAAGAGAAAATTTAGatccaatgggaaaaaaaataacacttcAAATAAAAGGCATAGCAGCAGCTCTGAAAAGGCACTTCGCAATAAATATGTCAAAGGCAGAGACAAGTCTTCGAGTCAGAGAAAGTATAGCGAAAGCAGGTCATCTTTAGATTATTCTTCAGACAGTCAACAGTCAAGTGTCCATGTTCCACAGTCAGCCcaggaaaaagagaagcaagtccaaatggaaatgaataataaacaagagaaaaacagaggtgAAGAGAAATCCAAGTCTGAACAGGAATGCCCCCATTCAAAAAAAAGGTCTTTGAAAGAGAATCTTTCTGATCACATTAAAAATGGCAGTAAGCCCAAAAGGAAGAATTATGCTGGCAGTAAGTGGGACTCTGAATCAAATTCTGAACGAGATATTActaaaatcagtaaaaataattCCTGGCCATCTTCTGATAAGGAGGAAGGTGAGGCCACATCAGATTCTGAATCAGAGTTGGGTGAAATTCGTGTCAAAGTCAAACCCACAGCAAAGtcttcagcaaatatttcacTGTCTGATGGTAATGGTGCTTGGAAATCAAGCACACAGCGGTCATCAGCCTCTGATTCGGAGGGGTCCTATTCCAATTCAGAAAACACtagaggaaagccacagaagCACAAGCATGGGttaaaggaaaatcttaaaaGGGAACGcaccaaaaaagtaaaagagaaatggaaagggaaaaaagacaaaaagcacaaaGCTCCAAAACGAAAACAAGCATTTCACTGGCAGCCTCCACTAGAATTTggtgaagaagaggaggaagagatttATGAAAAGCAAGTAATGCAGGaggcaacagagaaaaaaaaagtttctgaaaATAGTGAGACCATGCAAGAAAATACACCCCAAACTGAGAAGTCCTGTGAGAACTGCAACCTTTCAGGTAAACATAATACAGTAACAATTTCATCAGACATTGATCAGCCTACTAAAACTAAAGATGATATTAAACTCAGCATTTCTCCCACAGCTttaaattctgaggaaaacaCAGCCATTTCTCCCCAGAACATTCAGCATATTGAAGAAGGTATCCCCAGTGGAGTGGAGGATGTGCTTCAAACAGATGACAACATGGAGATTTGCACTCCTGACAGGACTTCCCCAGCAAAGGTAGAGGGGGCTTCCCCTCTAGGGAATACAATGCTTGCCACCCCAGATACAAGCATCATTCTAAAGCAGGACAGGCAGCCGGAGCAtctggaggaggcagaggtggTAAAGCGGGAAAGCAGCAGCGTGTCGGAAAGCAAGCCGGGGGGAGCCGGGGGGAAGCAGGACAGCAGCTCTGCTGCTCTGGCCAGTGCTGCCGAAAGCACTGTGAAGAGGGAGGGAGCTGAGAAGAGCCAGATGGGCCTTGGGGATAACAAGTGGAAGCCCCTGCAGGGGATGGGGAACCCTGCAGCGCCAGCTGCTACCACAGCCAGTGCTGTGGAAGCTAAGGCTTTGGCAACTGTTCCTGAAATGAAACCACAAGGATTgagaatagaaattaaaattaaaaataaagttcggCCTGGGTCTCTCTTTGATGAAGTAAGAAAGACAGCACGCTTAAACCGGAGGCCAAGAAATCAAGAGAGTTCAAGTGATGAGCAAACACCTAGTCGGGATGGTGATACCCAGTCCAGGAGTCCAAGTAGATCTCGAAGTAAATCTGAAACCAAATCAAGACGCAGAACAAGGTCTGTCTCCTACAGTCACTCAAGAAGTCGATCTCGAAGTTCCACATCATCCTATCG GTCAAGAAGCTACTCTAGAAGTCGGAGCAGAGGATGGTACAGCAGAGGCCGCACAAGAAGCCGGAGCAGTTCCTACCGTAGTTACAAAAGCCACAG GACGTCCAGCAGGAGCAGGTCCAGGAGCAGCTCCTATGAGCCCCACAGTCGGTCCAG CAGGTCCTACACGTACGACAGCTACTACAGCCGGAGCCGGAGCCGGAGCCGGAGCCAAAGGAGTGACAGTTACCACCGGAGCAGGGGCCGCGGCAGGCGGTCCAG GAGTTGTAGATCTTACGGTTCTGACAGTGAAAGTGATCGAAGTTACTCTCATCACCGGAGCCCCAGTGAAAGCAGCCGATACAGTTGA